A genomic window from Oceanobacillus timonensis includes:
- the nirD gene encoding nitrite reductase small subunit NirD produces the protein MEANKEKIKIIKLEDLPKQIGKEVHVNGASIALFHLSNGEVQAIGSRCPHAGGPLAEGIVSGEFVFCPLHNRKISLVTGEVQEPDDGCVTTYETEVIDGYVHIVV, from the coding sequence ATGGAAGCAAATAAAGAAAAAATAAAAATCATCAAACTGGAAGATTTACCAAAGCAAATCGGGAAGGAAGTCCATGTAAACGGCGCATCGATTGCCCTTTTTCATCTAAGTAATGGAGAGGTACAGGCGATTGGAAGCAGATGCCCGCATGCAGGAGGTCCTTTAGCGGAAGGGATTGTTTCTGGGGAATTTGTTTTTTGTCCGCTGCATAATCGGAAAATTTCACTGGTTACCGGGGAAGTGCAAGAGCCGGATGATGGTTGTGTCACAACGTATGAAACAGAAGTTATTGACGGTTATGTACACATCGTGGTGTAG
- the nirB gene encoding nitrite reductase large subunit NirB, translated as MKRKLVMIGNGMAGVRCIEEIIKRDKDTFDITIIGDEPYPNYNRIMLSHVLQGETEADEIKINDWPWYEENDITLFTGEKVTEMQPKEKVIKTDKDSEISYDELIIATGSSAFILPVPGSELEGVIGFRNIQDTEYMVDVSKQYKKAVVIGGGLLGLEAARGLMDRGMQVQVVHLMPWLMEQQLDNSAAKMLKKDLEAQGMEFLMEKMTTEIYGEERVEGITFSDGTSTECDLVVMAVGISPNIGLAKQAGLDVNRGIIVNDHMQTSVSSVYAVGECTEHNGVTYGLVEPLYEQAVELAKYITGEKAAGYRGSILSTQLKVAGCDLFSGGKMEEDENTDAIIVQDQFAGVYKKVLVSDNKVVGVVLYGDASDGTRLFSMLKKETDISEFTSAAVLQKAGEDAVDEMIADMSPDETVCGCNGVTKGTIVQAILEQDLKSFEEVKTCTKAGASCGKCKGVVEGILSHTLGDSFDPAAVKTGMCGCTTLTRDEVVAEIKEKGLQSPREVRNVLGFANEEGCHVCRPALNYYMRMIRPEEYEDDKASRFVNERMNGNIQNNGTFSVVPRMYGGTTTGDDLIRLGEVANKYNVPLVKITGASRVGLYGVKKEDVPQVWEDLGMRSGYAYSKSLRNVKSCVGAQFCRFGTQDSLGLGIRLEKELEMVDTPHKMKMGVSGCPRNCAEVLTKDFGVVCVENGFQLYFGGNGGTEVRECDSFTTVKTEEEVITMATAYMQYYRETGIYNERTAPWVDRIGAENIKLVLLNEKQNAELVERFHHAKNTYDEAWSSTLKSLKEKEMYEIVKK; from the coding sequence ATGAAAAGAAAGCTTGTAATGATTGGAAATGGGATGGCTGGAGTCAGGTGTATAGAGGAAATTATAAAAAGAGATAAAGACACTTTTGATATTACAATTATAGGGGATGAACCTTATCCAAATTACAACCGGATCATGCTTTCACATGTTTTACAGGGAGAAACAGAGGCCGATGAGATTAAAATAAATGATTGGCCATGGTATGAAGAGAATGATATTACCTTGTTTACCGGTGAAAAAGTAACGGAAATGCAGCCGAAAGAGAAGGTAATTAAAACAGATAAAGATAGTGAGATTTCTTATGATGAATTAATTATCGCAACAGGTTCCAGTGCATTTATTTTACCAGTGCCGGGGAGCGAACTGGAAGGTGTCATCGGCTTTCGAAATATTCAGGATACTGAATATATGGTGGACGTATCCAAGCAATATAAGAAAGCAGTTGTTATCGGCGGAGGGCTCCTTGGCTTAGAAGCAGCCAGAGGATTAATGGATAGGGGAATGCAGGTGCAAGTTGTCCACTTGATGCCGTGGTTGATGGAACAGCAGTTAGATAACTCTGCAGCAAAGATGCTGAAGAAAGATTTGGAAGCGCAGGGAATGGAATTTTTAATGGAAAAAATGACAACGGAAATTTACGGAGAAGAACGTGTGGAAGGTATTACTTTTTCAGATGGTACTTCTACAGAATGTGATCTGGTTGTCATGGCGGTTGGAATCAGCCCGAATATAGGTTTAGCAAAACAGGCTGGTTTGGATGTTAATCGGGGAATCATTGTGAATGATCATATGCAGACTTCTGTTTCTTCTGTTTATGCAGTAGGTGAATGTACAGAACATAACGGGGTCACGTATGGACTGGTTGAACCACTTTATGAGCAGGCAGTTGAACTTGCAAAATATATAACGGGCGAGAAAGCAGCAGGGTACCGAGGCAGTATTTTATCTACGCAATTAAAGGTTGCGGGATGTGATCTATTTTCTGGAGGGAAAATGGAAGAAGATGAAAATACCGATGCGATTATTGTACAGGATCAGTTTGCTGGTGTGTATAAGAAAGTGCTTGTTTCTGATAACAAAGTGGTTGGTGTGGTCCTTTATGGGGATGCTTCAGATGGAACGCGGCTGTTCAGTATGCTGAAGAAGGAAACAGATATCAGTGAATTTACAAGTGCAGCGGTGCTGCAAAAAGCAGGAGAAGACGCCGTCGATGAGATGATTGCTGATATGAGTCCGGATGAGACAGTCTGCGGATGTAATGGGGTTACAAAAGGAACGATTGTTCAAGCTATCTTGGAACAGGATTTAAAATCATTTGAGGAAGTAAAGACGTGTACAAAGGCAGGTGCTTCTTGCGGGAAATGTAAGGGCGTTGTTGAAGGGATTTTATCTCATACATTGGGAGACAGCTTTGATCCGGCTGCGGTGAAAACAGGAATGTGTGGATGTACAACATTAACACGGGATGAAGTTGTTGCGGAGATAAAGGAGAAAGGTTTGCAATCGCCTCGAGAAGTACGTAATGTACTTGGATTTGCAAATGAAGAAGGCTGTCATGTCTGCCGGCCGGCTCTCAATTATTATATGCGAATGATCAGACCGGAAGAATACGAAGATGACAAAGCTTCCCGCTTCGTCAATGAACGAATGAACGGAAATATTCAAAATAACGGTACGTTCTCTGTGGTTCCACGGATGTATGGCGGTACTACAACAGGAGATGACTTGATCCGGCTTGGCGAAGTTGCGAATAAATATAATGTGCCTTTAGTAAAAATCACCGGTGCAAGCAGAGTTGGTTTATACGGGGTGAAAAAAGAAGATGTACCGCAAGTATGGGAAGATCTCGGTATGCGCTCCGGATATGCTTACTCTAAATCACTCCGAAATGTAAAATCTTGTGTCGGGGCGCAGTTTTGCCGCTTCGGAACCCAAGACTCTTTAGGACTGGGTATTCGCCTTGAGAAAGAATTGGAGATGGTGGATACACCGCATAAGATGAAAATGGGCGTATCAGGCTGTCCTCGTAACTGTGCAGAGGTACTAACGAAAGATTTTGGGGTTGTCTGTGTGGAGAATGGATTTCAGCTTTACTTTGGAGGAAATGGCGGTACAGAAGTCCGTGAATGTGATTCCTTTACAACGGTGAAGACGGAAGAAGAAGTCATTACAATGGCAACAGCTTATATGCAATATTATCGGGAAACAGGTATTTATAATGAGCGAACTGCACCGTGGGTTGACCGGATTGGTGCGGAGAATATCAAATTAGTGCTTTTAAATGAAAAACAGAATGCGGAATTGGTCGAACGTTTCCATCATGCAAAAAATACGTATGATGAAGCGTGGAGCAGCACGCTTAAAAGTTTAAAAGAAAAAGAAATGTATGAAATTGTGAAAAAGTGA
- a CDS encoding GrpB family protein, with translation MERHLIFRDYLRIHKGEAIKYNVFKEQLAQKYQNTNEYSKKKEVV, from the coding sequence ATAGAAAGACATCTGATATTTAGAGATTATTTAAGGATTCATAAGGGAGAAGCAATTAAATATAACGTATTTAAAGAACAATTAGCACAGAAGTATCAAAATACAAATGAATATAGTAAGAAAAAAGAAGTTGTGTGA
- a CDS encoding SMI1/KNR4 family protein, which produces MLVYNYIKEDYHFISSEGLSDKIKLTQFEVDSFYGLYNDENNIEDKINFYKDLLPADLIPIAGLPGGDLVCIGIQDNTQNKIYIWFHEMDGENIYLASDSFKSFIMNFKRINVEGNKLENVNLNMSNKLNEFLTNASKKMK; this is translated from the coding sequence GTGCTCGTTTACAATTATATCAAGGAAGATTATCACTTTATTTCTTCAGAAGGTTTATCAGATAAAATTAAGCTAACACAATTTGAAGTAGACTCATTTTATGGATTATATAATGATGAAAATAATATTGAGGACAAGATAAATTTTTATAAAGATTTATTACCAGCTGATTTAATTCCTATTGCAGGTTTACCAGGAGGAGATTTAGTTTGCATTGGAATACAAGATAACACACAAAATAAAATTTATATTTGGTTTCACGAAATGGATGGAGAGAATATATATTTAGCATCTGACTCTTTCAAAAGTTTTATAATGAACTTTAAAAGAATAAATGTCGAAGGAAATAAATTAGAAAATGTAAATTTAAATATGAGTAATAAGTTAAATGAATTTTTAACTAATGCATCTAAAAAAATGAAATAA
- a CDS encoding EndoU domain-containing protein translates to MSGGGHGQDNIEFLKENGMEYNIEKTYPNGVRVGNVPDHKIKGKRTGTGQAWFPENWSKEDIGEAGAYVMNMPEHKNIADGVAVLGDYNGVGISVIKTKGEIGTIFPDSMLQP, encoded by the coding sequence ATGAGTGGTGGTGGGCATGGTCAAGATAATATAGAATTTCTTAAAGAAAATGGTATGGAATATAATATTGAAAAAACTTATCCTAATGGGGTCAGGGTTGGTAATGTACCAGACCACAAGATTAAAGGGAAGCGAACAGGTACTGGTCAAGCATGGTTTCCTGAAAATTGGTCTAAAGAAGATATTGGGGAAGCTGGAGCATACGTAATGAATATGCCTGAACACAAGAATATTGCTGATGGTGTAGCAGTATTAGGTGATTACAATGGTGTTGGGATAAGCGTAATCAAAACAAAAGGAGAGATAGGAACGATTTTCCCAGATAGTATGTTACAACCGTAG
- a CDS encoding aspartate/glutamate racemase family protein has translation MKKLKKKEVQNIGLLGTKLTMEQDFFKTPFEENGKHIYVPDENTQEYLHEKIVNELENGIVNPETINDFQRVVDEMREQYQIDSLILGCTELPMLFSEDESDIPLLNTLDIHVKKVVDFMFENE, from the coding sequence TTGAAGAAGCTAAAAAAAAAAGAAGTACAAAATATCGGTCTGCTTGGCACAAAGCTTACGATGGAACAAGATTTTTTCAAAACGCCATTTGAAGAAAATGGGAAACACATTTACGTTCCGGATGAAAACACACAGGAATACCTGCACGAAAAAATTGTAAACGAATTAGAAAACGGCATCGTGAATCCTGAAACGATAAACGATTTTCAACGAGTTGTAGATGAAATGAGGGAGCAGTATCAGATTGATAGCCTGATTCTTGGTTGTACGGAGTTACCAATGCTTTTTTCTGAAGACGAGTCTGATATTCCTCTTTTAAATACCCTGGACATCCACGTAAAGAAAGTAGTGGATTTCATGTTCGAAAATGAATGA
- a CDS encoding aspartate/glutamate racemase family protein, giving the protein MKQIGIVGGLGPESTVEYYQSIIKRFQEKKGTLQVLPELYINNINMYNIFQYISEWRLDDLIAYVGNAARKLEQLGADGIIIAANTPHIVFDEVQK; this is encoded by the coding sequence ATGAAACAAATTGGTATTGTTGGTGGTCTAGGTCCAGAATCAACGGTTGAATATTACCAATCCATTATTAAGCGGTTTCAAGAAAAGAAAGGGACGCTTCAGGTGCTCCCGGAATTATACATTAACAACATTAATATGTATAATATTTTTCAATACATTTCTGAATGGCGATTAGATGATTTAATTGCATATGTGGGGAACGCTGCACGTAAGCTTGAACAATTGGGAGCAGATGGTATCATTATTGCAGCAAATACACCCCATATTGTTTTTGATGAAGTACAAAAATAG
- a CDS encoding Ltp family lipoprotein has product MEKKEKKSIFKRWWFWIIVVLVIGAIGSNLDEDTTADNETESIQTENENNSANENDSNDDSTTEEENTDSKQPEEAYASDDIEEDAAENEEETKTDDDVPSEYKAALNSAENYSDLMNMSKDGIFDQLTSDYGDQFPEEAAQYAIDNIEADWNENALESARSYQDMDMSSEAIRDQLTSEYGEKFTQEEADYAVENLN; this is encoded by the coding sequence GTGGAAAAGAAAGAGAAAAAGTCTATTTTTAAAAGATGGTGGTTTTGGATTATCGTTGTCTTAGTTATAGGAGCAATTGGATCTAATCTAGATGAGGATACTACTGCAGATAACGAGACAGAATCCATTCAAACAGAAAACGAAAACAATTCAGCTAATGAAAATGATTCAAATGATGATAGTACAACTGAAGAAGAAAATACAGATTCAAAACAACCAGAAGAAGCATATGCTTCAGATGATATTGAAGAGGACGCTGCTGAAAATGAAGAAGAAACCAAAACAGATGATGATGTTCCTTCCGAATACAAAGCTGCATTAAATTCAGCAGAAAACTATTCTGATTTAATGAATATGTCTAAGGATGGTATTTTTGACCAGCTTACTTCTGATTATGGCGACCAATTCCCAGAAGAAGCAGCTCAGTACGCAATTGATAACATAGAAGCAGATTGGAATGAGAACGCACTGGAATCAGCCAGAAGTTATCAAGATATGGACATGTCTTCTGAAGCAATCAGGGATCAATTAACTTCTGAGTATGGAGAAAAATTTACTCAGGAAGAGGCAGATTACGCTGTTGAGAACTTGAATTAA
- a CDS encoding DUF6431 domain-containing protein: MILSHDFQISIEEYVQRGKENEFPVLDQCPNCHCTGGGNVYRHGFYWRNGITEDATLRIPICRLKCLLCEMSFSILPDFLLPYFQYTLHTILKRIREVLENKKGNGPRQLCTFHVRRFLKGVPWIHSYFVDEEKRKNTMEKGKKEPLNYLKRIMHIGESSFLRRSWNHLSTYFMAN, translated from the coding sequence ATGATTCTATCCCATGATTTTCAAATAAGTATAGAGGAATACGTCCAAAGAGGTAAAGAAAATGAATTTCCAGTATTGGATCAATGTCCAAATTGTCATTGTACGGGTGGAGGAAATGTTTATCGTCACGGTTTTTATTGGAGAAATGGAATCACAGAAGATGCCACATTACGTATTCCAATCTGCCGATTGAAATGTCTTTTGTGTGAAATGAGTTTTTCGATCCTGCCGGACTTTCTTCTTCCTTATTTTCAATACACTCTTCACACGATTTTAAAAAGGATAAGAGAAGTTCTGGAAAACAAAAAAGGAAATGGTCCCCGTCAATTATGTACATTCCATGTGCGACGTTTTTTAAAAGGGGTTCCTTGGATACATAGTTATTTCGTAGATGAGGAGAAGAGAAAAAATACAATGGAGAAAGGAAAAAAAGAGCCTCTAAACTATTTGAAAAGGATTATGCATATTGGCGAATCTTCCTTCTTACGAAGGAGCTGGAATCACTTATCGACCTACTTTATGGCGAATTAA
- a CDS encoding MmcQ/YjbR family DNA-binding protein: MVNRQDIFDYVKEKYDVSPDYPWRKFSNFAALRHKDNKKWFGLIMDITEDKLGIKGDNQIDVLNVKARKEFIGSLRENENIFPAYHMDKNNWVSIVLDYTKDVDDIRDLIAESYELTIK; the protein is encoded by the coding sequence ATGGTAAACAGACAAGATATTTTTGATTATGTTAAAGAAAAATATGATGTTAGCCCGGATTATCCATGGAGGAAATTCTCAAACTTTGCTGCTTTAAGGCATAAGGATAATAAAAAATGGTTTGGCTTAATCATGGATATTACAGAAGATAAGTTAGGAATAAAAGGCGATAATCAAATTGATGTATTAAATGTGAAAGCCAGAAAAGAATTTATAGGTTCATTAAGAGAAAATGAGAATATCTTTCCTGCATATCACATGGATAAAAATAATTGGGTTAGTATTGTGTTGGATTATACAAAAGATGTAGATGATATCAGGGATTTAATTGCAGAAAGCTATGAATTGACAATTAAATAA
- the tlp gene encoding small acid-soluble spore protein Tlp, with amino-acid sequence MTNPKPDDRSDNVEKIKNTIDHTLQNMNEAEDYLKAHSNELNSADKEDVENKNKRRRESIEGLRSEIKDEAANYNE; translated from the coding sequence ATGACAAACCCTAAACCAGATGATCGTTCCGATAACGTGGAAAAGATAAAAAATACAATCGATCATACGCTACAAAATATGAATGAAGCAGAAGATTATTTGAAAGCTCATTCAAATGAATTAAACTCTGCAGACAAAGAAGATGTAGAAAATAAGAACAAAAGAAGAAGAGAAAGCATTGAAGGTTTGCGTTCAGAAATAAAAGATGAAGCAGCAAATTATAACGAATAA
- a CDS encoding Imm30 family immunity protein yields the protein MNVKSELNKIYTNRLLQSKEEIDAFEEALGNLIGLEDQSVITELCMGFDDDTEQYEIMFGLVHSIEHLYKEKIEEGLYLIAIAVPSVIDRAREWMEVLHYRILNHGQVRKIYGSVLSKLEDNSKEIIMNLLRDIKNEDPDMFSNSVDEVLKAI from the coding sequence ATGAATGTGAAATCAGAATTAAATAAAATCTACACAAATAGACTTTTGCAATCTAAAGAAGAAATAGACGCATTTGAAGAAGCATTAGGTAATCTCATCGGTTTAGAGGATCAATCAGTTATTACCGAATTATGTATGGGATTTGATGATGATACGGAACAATATGAAATAATGTTTGGATTAGTACATAGTATAGAGCATCTTTATAAAGAAAAAATTGAAGAGGGGTTATATTTAATTGCTATAGCTGTCCCAAGTGTTATTGATAGGGCAAGAGAATGGATGGAAGTTTTACATTACAGAATTTTAAATCATGGACAAGTAAGAAAAATATACGGTAGTGTGCTATCTAAGCTAGAAGACAATTCAAAAGAGATAATAATGAACTTATTAAGGGATATAAAAAATGAAGATCCAGATATGTTTAGCAATTCTGTAGATGAAGTATTAAAAGCAATATAA
- a CDS encoding SMI1/KNR4 family protein produces the protein MSVLPKSLDKVLEEEIYIREDINQVQDALIRLDVNVSETFKNFYIQYAGPFWEEYVPFELLDIAEEEKNMESYTLISRNEHGFPKQFLVLSEMSANAVLVLDTVTDKVYTVNFEGGDELLLKGELEETWSSFFEFLKAYFNC, from the coding sequence ATGAGTGTTTTGCCTAAGAGTTTAGATAAAGTTCTGGAGGAAGAAATATATATACGTGAGGATATTAATCAAGTACAGGATGCTTTAATAAGGCTAGATGTAAACGTATCAGAGACTTTTAAAAATTTTTATATTCAGTACGCAGGACCTTTTTGGGAAGAGTATGTACCATTTGAATTATTAGATATAGCAGAAGAAGAAAAAAATATGGAATCATACACACTCATTTCAAGAAATGAACATGGTTTTCCTAAGCAGTTTCTAGTTTTAAGCGAAATGTCAGCAAATGCTGTATTAGTGTTGGATACTGTAACAGATAAAGTTTATACAGTTAATTTTGAAGGTGGAGATGAACTACTTTTAAAAGGAGAGCTAGAGGAAACTTGGTCATCGTTTTTTGAATTCTTGAAAGCATATTTTAATTGTTAA
- a CDS encoding IS481 family transposase encodes MTEKEREQVALFRYGLIAPLLNEQIDAKTYFEQLEGKVHSVPYYGKRTVAEKTIKEWLYHYRQRGFIALKPKKRTDRGNSRRLTPEDQDQILYIRKKFLHMPVSVFYEQLIKQGEINKNNISYSTINRLLKKHNLVGKKISAIPERKRFAHEHVNHLWQADLSHGPYISIDGKKKKTFLILYIDDCSRLVPFGQFFTSEKFDGVRVVTKEALLRRGKPNLIYADNGKIYRSETLQYACAQLGITLIHTQPYDPRAKGKVERIFKTIQTRFYPLLQADPVDSLEELNERFWRWLEEKYHRRVHASLEGKTPHEVYQSQLENVHFLEDTLILDTVFLKREHRKVKADSTITLNGKLYEVPPRFIGQSIDVRFDEKGIFVFEDDQKVAEAVPVSMKDNAHAKRVRSPFTKREELEEDTHV; translated from the coding sequence ATGACAGAAAAAGAACGTGAACAAGTAGCTTTATTTCGATATGGCTTAATTGCGCCATTATTAAATGAACAGATCGATGCCAAGACTTATTTTGAACAGTTGGAAGGCAAGGTGCATTCGGTTCCTTATTATGGTAAGCGAACTGTGGCAGAAAAAACAATAAAGGAATGGCTGTATCACTATCGACAACGTGGATTCATCGCATTAAAGCCGAAGAAAAGAACAGATCGGGGGAATTCCAGGAGATTAACGCCGGAAGATCAGGATCAAATCCTGTATATAAGAAAAAAATTTCTCCATATGCCTGTGAGTGTTTTCTACGAACAGCTCATCAAACAAGGAGAAATCAACAAAAATAATATATCTTACTCTACTATAAACCGATTATTGAAAAAACACAACCTTGTTGGCAAAAAAATAAGTGCCATCCCGGAGCGAAAAAGGTTTGCACATGAACATGTTAACCATTTATGGCAGGCGGATTTGTCGCATGGTCCTTATATTTCGATAGATGGAAAAAAGAAAAAAACATTTTTGATTCTGTACATTGATGATTGTTCCCGATTGGTGCCATTTGGCCAATTCTTTACTTCGGAAAAATTTGATGGTGTTAGAGTAGTGACTAAGGAAGCACTGCTTCGAAGAGGGAAACCCAATCTCATTTATGCGGATAATGGAAAAATCTATCGTTCGGAAACCCTACAATATGCTTGTGCACAATTAGGGATTACGTTAATACACACACAACCGTATGATCCCCGTGCTAAAGGCAAGGTAGAAAGGATTTTTAAAACGATCCAAACCAGATTTTATCCTCTTCTGCAGGCCGACCCCGTTGACTCTTTGGAGGAATTGAATGAGCGATTCTGGCGCTGGTTAGAAGAGAAATACCATCGCCGGGTTCATGCTTCTTTAGAAGGAAAGACACCACATGAAGTGTATCAAAGTCAATTAGAAAACGTGCATTTCTTGGAGGATACATTGATTCTGGATACGGTTTTCTTGAAAAGAGAGCATCGAAAAGTAAAGGCAGACAGCACGATTACGCTAAACGGAAAGCTTTATGAGGTGCCTCCACGTTTTATCGGACAATCTATCGATGTCCGTTTTGATGAAAAAGGTATTTTTGTGTTCGAGGACGACCAAAAAGTAGCAGAGGCAGTCCCCGTATCAATGAAAGATAATGCCCACGCCAAACGTGTCCGGTCTCCATTTACCAAACGGGAAGAGCTGGAGGAGGATACCCATGTATAA
- a CDS encoding ExeA family protein encodes MYKTFYSLAQTPFSKDIRAENAFLSTDYQGALGALDYLKETKGMGLLVGEAGTGKTFTLRSFKESLHPSLYHIVYFPLSTGGVMDFYRGLAYGLGEEPKFRKVDLFRQIQQGMEQLKHERKVTPVFILDEMHLAKDSFLQDLALLFNFQMDSTNPFILVLSGLPYLKTRLSINHHRPLAQRLIMKYEMQPLEKEEIAKYIEHHLNLAGANMPIFTDTAIEAIGLRSQGWPRVVNTLTVNSLLFGAQLKKNQIDDEVVRLAIEDSSL; translated from the coding sequence ATGTATAAAACATTCTATTCTTTGGCACAAACACCGTTTTCTAAAGATATACGTGCAGAAAATGCGTTTTTATCCACCGATTATCAAGGAGCACTTGGCGCTCTTGATTACTTGAAAGAAACAAAAGGGATGGGACTTCTCGTAGGTGAAGCCGGAACCGGCAAAACATTCACGTTGCGTTCTTTTAAAGAATCGCTCCATCCGTCTCTATATCATATCGTCTACTTCCCTCTTTCCACAGGAGGAGTGATGGACTTTTATCGCGGTTTAGCGTATGGACTTGGAGAAGAACCGAAATTCCGGAAAGTTGATTTATTTCGTCAAATTCAACAAGGAATGGAACAACTGAAACACGAACGAAAAGTGACGCCCGTTTTTATACTGGATGAAATGCACCTGGCGAAAGATTCGTTTCTTCAGGATTTAGCACTACTATTTAACTTTCAAATGGATTCAACGAACCCATTTATCTTAGTTTTATCTGGTCTTCCCTATCTCAAAACACGCTTATCGATAAACCACCATCGCCCCTTAGCGCAGCGACTGATTATGAAGTATGAGATGCAGCCTCTGGAGAAAGAGGAAATCGCAAAGTATATAGAGCATCATCTCAACTTAGCTGGTGCAAACATGCCTATTTTCACGGATACAGCAATAGAGGCTATTGGTTTGCGTTCTCAAGGCTGGCCGAGGGTCGTTAACACATTGACAGTGAATAGTCTTCTGTTTGGAGCCCAGTTAAAGAAAAATCAAATTGATGATGAAGTTGTACGCTTGGCTATCGAGGATAGTAGTTTATGA
- a CDS encoding HTH domain-containing protein produces the protein MDKVSNKAITYSEVFKQHFMDEQHRGKFPTQIFKEAGFDTKTLGKHRINNFSRRIRKMADRIEGFTDLRAQHYIIHNKKYWTII, from the coding sequence GTGGACAAGGTCTCCAACAAAGCAATCACATACTCTGAAGTCTTTAAGCAACATTTTATGGATGAACAGCATCGTGGAAAGTTTCCAACACAAATCTTTAAGGAAGCGGGCTTTGATACGAAGACATTGGGAAAACACAGAATTAATAATTTTTCTCGCAGAATCCGGAAAATGGCGGATAGAATAGAAGGTTTTACGGATTTGCGTGCACAACATTATATCATTCACAACAAAAAGTATTGGACTATTATATGA